From bacterium, the proteins below share one genomic window:
- a CDS encoding PH domain-containing protein, giving the protein MAEHLKTTEKVIYEGHTSWAKYWYLIGMGGLFIASGIQLVNSPGTNGAGYLFGLPGPLLIGIAYLGVRATSYTVTSERVIRKKGLFSPKTSEVAASDIEHVLVKQGSTERLLGIGNVVITTTDPSQPEIIFAGVQSPRKVAGMIPGRRPTVSRRRLGE; this is encoded by the coding sequence GTGGCGGAGCATCTGAAGACCACGGAGAAAGTGATCTACGAGGGGCACACCTCGTGGGCCAAGTACTGGTACCTGATCGGCATGGGCGGCCTCTTCATTGCGTCGGGAATTCAACTCGTCAATTCCCCTGGAACCAATGGCGCGGGCTACCTCTTCGGGCTACCGGGCCCCCTCCTCATCGGAATCGCCTACCTGGGGGTCAGAGCGACGAGCTACACGGTGACATCGGAACGGGTGATCCGAAAGAAGGGCCTGTTCTCGCCGAAGACATCGGAAGTGGCGGCCTCTGACATCGAGCACGTGCTGGTCAAGCAAGGCTCCACCGAGCGTCTCCTGGGCATCGGCAACGTGGTCATCACCACAACGGATCCGTCTCAACCAGAGATCATCTTCGCCGGCGTCCAGAGCCCACGAAAGGTTGCCGGAATGATCCCCGGCCGACGACCAACGGTCTCGAGGCGTCGACTCGGCGAATGA
- a CDS encoding ferritin-like domain-containing protein, with protein sequence MALDELVAEVKTVWKFDYDSNIKALKELYEVAKKQQWNAATDIPWQLEIDTGGDILDPERDMLRGFDFIQAMPEDKRRTLAVRRAAWTLSQFLHGEQGALLCCGQLVEAVPDIDGKLYAATQVIDEARHVEVFHRYIERLDRVYPIDPALQGVINAILQADLWQMKCVGMQVIVEGLAMGSFKNMKERTRDQLLKDIVELTAQDEARHVSYGLIYMKDELPKMSEEDRNRVEDFAIMAIKAMVRPSGGGGGLGSQMGVFGDLGIDPEAAMKEIREKFSEPGFRASRPDAFRDYVIPQLTRIDLITDRTAPQYRELGFEV encoded by the coding sequence ATGGCCCTCGACGAACTCGTTGCCGAAGTCAAGACAGTCTGGAAGTTCGACTACGACTCGAACATCAAGGCACTGAAAGAGCTCTACGAGGTGGCGAAGAAGCAACAGTGGAACGCCGCCACGGACATCCCCTGGCAACTCGAAATCGACACGGGTGGCGACATCCTGGATCCCGAGCGGGACATGCTGCGCGGCTTCGACTTCATCCAGGCCATGCCCGAGGACAAGCGCCGAACGCTCGCAGTGCGCCGCGCCGCGTGGACACTCTCGCAATTCCTTCACGGCGAGCAAGGTGCCCTGCTCTGTTGTGGCCAGCTCGTCGAGGCGGTGCCGGACATCGACGGCAAGCTCTACGCCGCCACCCAGGTGATCGATGAGGCACGACACGTCGAAGTGTTCCACCGATACATAGAGCGACTCGACCGCGTCTACCCCATCGACCCGGCACTGCAGGGTGTCATCAACGCGATTCTCCAGGCGGACCTGTGGCAGATGAAGTGCGTGGGGATGCAGGTCATCGTCGAAGGACTCGCCATGGGCTCGTTCAAGAACATGAAGGAGAGGACGCGCGACCAGCTCCTCAAGGACATCGTGGAACTCACCGCGCAGGACGAGGCGCGCCACGTCTCGTACGGGCTGATCTACATGAAGGACGAACTGCCGAAGATGTCCGAGGAGGACCGGAACCGGGTCGAGGACTTCGCCATCATGGCCATCAAGGCGATGGTGAGGCCGAGCGGCGGGGGCGGAGGCCTCGGCTCGCAGATGGGCGTCTTCGGCGATCTGGGCATTGACCCCGAGGCAGCCATGAAGGAGATCCGCGAGAAGTTCAGCGAACCCGGCTTCCGCGCCTCGCGGCCCGATGCCTTCCGCGACTACGTCATCCCGCAGCTCACGCGGATCGACCTCATCACCGATCGCACCGCACCGCAGTACCGCGAGCTCGGCTTCGAGGTCTAG
- a CDS encoding NAD(P)/FAD-dependent oxidoreductase encodes MSEIENLGEFDVIVIGAGMAGLMAGCALASRGHRTLLLEKHSNPGGCTMNFERGDYRFEASNHVINGCEPGGMTYRLLERIGAHDKIDFIQLESFGRLVDEGRGSDFDLPWELGRHMEMLVENFPDEEEGIRGFYAKYGSMAEALVGSHGVAESGDTEQRARLAEAAEVFGTLSGRRAPEVLGEHVSDRQLIELMLAIPSGFMGTSANQLDAGSAIMCDLVFRIDGGQAYYPKGGSGEMSKVVADLFVERGGTLLLGQGVSEITFEDGRANGIISKRRSGRSVSARARCVIHAGDMTALVNRLVPEGSLPTEYVKSINRRRPSISAAILFAGLDLDLRGMGVTECEISRSWPGTQPPPTFEEVARDGDYSKQTSAMATIYSNIDPSCCPEGKSVVATMVLATPEKFDEALGEGRHRGRAYKAMKEKLMPQLLSKMGRALGVDDIESHAEVLELSTPVTIERFTENRGGAYVGWRYSADQVRDPIPQQSPVENLLLCGHWVGPGGGVSNVMAGGLNAADLAEAYLNDSD; translated from the coding sequence ATGAGCGAAATCGAAAACCTGGGCGAGTTCGATGTGATCGTGATCGGTGCCGGCATGGCGGGCCTGATGGCGGGTTGCGCGCTCGCATCGCGAGGGCACCGCACTCTGCTGCTCGAGAAGCACAGCAACCCCGGCGGTTGCACGATGAACTTCGAACGCGGGGACTATCGCTTCGAAGCATCCAACCACGTGATCAATGGATGTGAGCCCGGCGGCATGACCTATCGATTGCTCGAGCGGATCGGCGCCCACGACAAGATCGACTTCATCCAGCTCGAGTCCTTCGGTCGTCTGGTCGACGAGGGCCGCGGATCCGACTTCGATCTTCCCTGGGAACTTGGCAGGCACATGGAAATGCTCGTCGAGAACTTCCCCGATGAAGAAGAAGGAATACGAGGCTTCTACGCAAAATATGGTTCAATGGCGGAGGCACTCGTCGGAAGCCACGGTGTCGCCGAGAGCGGTGACACCGAGCAACGTGCTCGCCTGGCGGAGGCGGCCGAAGTCTTCGGCACCCTCAGCGGGCGCAGAGCACCGGAAGTGCTCGGCGAACATGTTTCGGATCGCCAGCTGATCGAACTGATGCTCGCGATTCCAAGTGGATTCATGGGAACGAGTGCGAATCAGCTCGACGCTGGGAGCGCCATCATGTGCGATCTCGTCTTCCGCATCGATGGAGGGCAAGCGTACTACCCCAAGGGCGGCTCCGGCGAGATGAGCAAGGTCGTAGCCGATCTCTTCGTCGAACGCGGCGGCACGCTGCTATTGGGCCAGGGCGTCAGCGAGATCACCTTCGAAGACGGCCGAGCCAACGGGATCATTTCGAAGCGTCGCAGCGGACGCTCCGTCTCGGCTCGAGCGCGCTGCGTGATCCACGCCGGCGACATGACGGCTTTGGTGAACCGGCTCGTTCCGGAAGGCAGCTTGCCGACAGAGTACGTGAAGTCCATCAACCGGAGGCGACCCAGCATTTCCGCCGCGATTCTCTTCGCCGGCCTCGACCTCGACCTGCGCGGGATGGGGGTCACGGAATGCGAAATATCGCGCAGCTGGCCTGGAACGCAGCCGCCACCGACCTTCGAGGAAGTGGCGCGCGACGGTGACTACAGCAAGCAGACATCGGCGATGGCGACGATCTACAGCAACATCGATCCGAGCTGCTGTCCAGAGGGCAAGAGTGTCGTGGCCACCATGGTGCTGGCCACGCCCGAGAAGTTCGATGAGGCGCTCGGCGAAGGGCGTCATCGCGGTCGGGCATACAAAGCGATGAAGGAGAAGCTCATGCCTCAGCTCCTCTCGAAGATGGGGCGTGCGCTCGGCGTCGACGATATCGAGTCGCACGCCGAGGTGCTCGAGCTCTCCACGCCGGTGACGATCGAGCGCTTTACCGAAAATCGCGGCGGCGCCTACGTGGGTTGGCGTTACTCGGCCGATCAGGTGCGAGACCCGATCCCGCAGCAGTCCCCGGTCGAGAATCTCCTGCTCTGCGGTCACTGGGTTGGGCCAGGTGGAGGCGTGAGCAATGTGATGGCTGGCGGATTGAACGCGGCCGATCTCGCTGAGGCCTATCTGAACGATTCGGATTGA
- a CDS encoding GFA family protein, protein MPNASMTGSCLCGAVTFTASEVETEIHACHCSMCRNWSGGPFLGAAVAGVDYRGEENIAVYGSSGWAERGFCKTCGTNLFYRLKESGEHFLLSGTFDDSAAFRLVGEIYIDEKPGGYAFAGDHPRKTGAEFIASLSKP, encoded by the coding sequence ATGCCCAATGCTTCAATGACGGGTAGCTGCCTGTGCGGTGCCGTCACCTTCACAGCGAGCGAGGTAGAGACCGAGATCCATGCCTGCCATTGCAGCATGTGCCGGAACTGGTCCGGGGGGCCGTTTCTCGGAGCGGCGGTGGCGGGCGTCGACTACCGAGGCGAAGAGAATATCGCGGTCTATGGCTCTTCCGGGTGGGCCGAGCGCGGCTTCTGCAAGACTTGTGGAACGAATCTTTTCTACCGCTTGAAGGAATCCGGAGAACACTTCCTGTTGTCGGGGACCTTCGACGATTCCGCCGCCTTTCGGCTGGTCGGTGAGATCTACATCGACGAGAAGCCGGGTGGCTATGCGTTCGCGGGAGACCACCCTCGGAAGACGGGCGCGGAGTTCATCGCCTCGCTGAGCAAGCCGTGA